The nucleotide window AGACCGAGTTCATGACGCACGAGGTGTTCAACTCGATCAGCTCGGAAACGCAGATGATGCGCTACATCCGCAAGCTGGGCGACAAGGACCTGGCGCTGGATCGCACGATGATCCCGCTGGGCTCGTGCACGATGAAGCTGAACCCGACCGCCGGTGTGGAAACGATTACCTGGCCCGAGTTTGCGAACGTGCACCCGTTCACCCCGGACGAGTACACCGCCGGTTGGCGCGAGCTGATCGAGGAGCTCGCCGGCTGGCTCACGGAAATCACGGGCTACGACGCGGTGTCGATGCAGCCGAACTCGGGTGCGACCGGCGAATACGCAGGCCTGATGGCGATCCGCCAGTACCACCTCTCGCGCGGCGACGAGCAGCGCGATATCTGCATCATCCCGGCATCGGCGCACGGCACGAACGCGGCGTCCGCCTCGCTTGCGAACCTGCGCGTAGTGGTCGTGGCGACGGCTGAGGACGGCTCGATCGACATGGCGGATCTAGATGAGAAGATTGCCAAGCACGCCGACAACATCGCCGCGATCATGATCACCTACCCGTCAACGCACGGCGTCTACGAGGACACGGTGCGCGACGTGGCGGACAAGATCCACGCTGTGGGCGGGCAGGTCTACATCGACGGCGCGAACATGAACGCGCTGACCGGTATCGCGCGCCCGGGTGATTTCGGCGGCGATGTGAGCCACCTGAACCTGCACAAAACCTTCACCATCCCGCACGGCGGCGGTGGCCCGGGCGTGGGCCCGATCGGTGTAGGCGAGCACCTGATTCCGTTCCTTCCGTCGGACGCAAACACGGATTACGTCGCAGAGAGCTCCGATGCCGCGCACGGCGTGCCGGTGGCGGGCACGTACTACGGCTCGGCCGGTGTGACCCAGATCCCGTGGGCGTACATCGCGATGAGCGGCGCGGAGGGGCTGAAGGCGGCGACGAGCAACGCCGTACTGACCGCGAACTACGTCGCACACGAGCTCGACGACGCCTTCCCGGTGCTCTACACCGGCGAAAACGGCCTGGTCGCGCACGAGTGCATCCTGGACCTCAACGACATCACCGCGCGTACCGGCGTGACCGCCGCGGATGTGGCGAAGCGCCTGGTGGACTACGGCTTCCACGCACCGACCCTGGCGTTCCCGGTGGCCGGCACGCTCATGGTGGAACCGACTGAGTCGGAGGACAAGGCCGAGCTGGACCGCTTCATCGAGGCGATGCGCTCCATCCGTGAGGAGATCCGCCAAATTGAAAATGGCGAGATCGAGTACGAGAAGTCCGTGATCCACAATGCCCCGTACACCGCGCACAGCGTCGCCCGCACCGAGTGGCCCTACGACTTCTCGCGCGAGCAGGCCGCCTACCCGGTGGACACGCTCGTGCACCAGAAGTACTTCCCGCCGGTGCGCCGCATCGACGAGGCCTACGGCGACCGCAACCTGCAGTGCGCCTGCCCGCCGCCGGAGGCCTTCGACATCGCCGTCGATGAGCTTGATCCGGTCGAGGAAATCGACGTGACCACCACCGAAGAGAACAGGAAGTAACCCATGCCCCAGACTCCACTGCACGCCACCCACGAGGCGCTCGGCGCGACGTTCACCGACTTCGGCGGCTGGACCATGCCGCTGAAGTACAACAACGAGCTTGAAGAGCACCGCGCTGTGCGCAGCGGCGTCGGCATCTTCGACCTCTCCCACATGGGCGAAATTGACGTGATGGGCCCCGACGCGGCCGCGTTCTTGGACTACGTGCTGATCAGCTCGCTGTCTAACCTTGCGAACGGCAAAGCGAAGTACTCGATGATCGTCGACGAGCAGGGCGGCATCCTCGATGACCTGATCACCTACCGCTTCGGCGACTACCACTACATGGTCGTGCCAAACGCCGCCAACACTGACGTTGTCTGGGAGGCGTTCCAAGCCCGCAAGGGCGACTTCGACGTCGAGTTGCGCAACGATTCGCAGACGTTCGCGCTGGTTGCGGTCCAAGGTCCCGGCTCGCTCGAGGTTTTGAAGCAATTGCTTGTCGACGACCCCTCCGACCTGCCCTACTACTCCGGCCAGTGGACCACCCTGGCCGCCGGGGACACAAACGTCGAAGTCTTTGTCGCCCGCACCGGCTACACCGGCGAGGACGGCTTCGAGTTGTTCTGCGTGTTCGAGGACGCGCAGGCGGTGTGGGACGCGGTGATTCCGCACGGCACCGCGTGCGGTCTCGCCGCGCGCGACTCGCTGCGTCTGGAGGCTTCAATGCCGCTGTATGGCCATGAACTGACCACGGACATCACCCCAGTGGAGGCGGGCATGGGGCGGGCGTTTGCGAAGAAGGACGCGGATTTCGTCGGCAAGCAAGCCCTGGTTGACCGCGAGCCGAGCGTGGTGATCGCCGGCCTGACCTCCTCCGAGCGCCGCGCCGCGCGTGAGGGTTCCGAGATCTTCCTCCCTGACTCCGAAGACGGGGAAACGCGGATCGGCGTAGTCACCTCCGGCCAACCCAGCCCGACGCTCGGCCACCCGGTAGCCCTGGCGCACATCGACCCGGCGCACGCCGAAGTGGGCACTGAAGTGGAAATTGACATCCGCGGGCGCCGCTACCCGTTTACTATCGTGGAAACACCCTTCTACAAGCGAAAGGACGCATAAATGGCTTTCCAGCAGGATTTCTACTACTCCGAGGACCACGAGTGGATCAACGCCACCCCGGACACCGCCGTTGGCCAGACCGTGCGTGTGGGTATTACCCACGTTGCCGCTGACCGCCTCGGCGAGGTCGTCTTCGCCGAGCTGCCGGCTGCCGGTGACACCGTGACCGCTGGCGAGACCTGCGGCGAGATCGAGTCGACCAAGTCCGTCTCCGACCTCTACTCTCCTGTCACCGGCACCGTCACCGCTGTCAACGAGGACATCGACGGCGCTTACGAAGCCATCAACAATGACCCGTACGGCGAGGGCTGGCTCTTCGAGGTCGAGGTCACCGAGGTCGGCGAGCTCATGACTGCCGACGAGTACGCTGCGGCCAACGGCGTGGAGAACTAACCCCCACCGTTTCACCCGGCGCGCGTCAGCGGGGCTATGGTCGAGACCATGACCGCACCGCGAGACCCGTTCTTTCCCGCCGATCAATCCATTCGAGCCTCATCTGCGCCCGTTGACGTGCGCGCGATGGGGCTTGTTGATTACCAAAAGGCGTGGGAAATCCAGGCAGAGCTTGCCGCCAAGCGCGCCACGGACGAGGTCGGCGACACCATTCTCCTGCTCGAGCACCCGTCCACGTTCACCGCGGGCAAGCGCACGCAGCCGGAAGACATGCCCGATCCCTCCTACCCGGTGCCGGTCGTCGGTGTCGATCGCGGCGGCCGCATCACGTGGCACGGCGAGGGCCAGCTCGTGGCGTACCCGATTATCAAGCTCGCCGAGCCGGTTGATGTGGTGGATTACGTGCGCCGTCTCGAGGAAGCGATCATCGAAGCCGTCCGCAAAGCTGGCATCGATACCGCTGGCCGTATCGACGGCCGCTCCGGCGTCTGGGTCCCCGCCGCCACCAGAGCTGCTTCCCCGGAGGCATCGACGCGCGACCGCAAAGTCGCCGCTCTAGGCATCCGCATCACCCGCGGCGTGACCATGCACGGGCTGAGCCTCAACTGCAACAACACCCTCGACCACTACAGCCACATCGTCGCCTGCGGCATCGACGACGCCGATGTCACCACCATGACCCTCGAGCTCGGCCGCCAGGTCACCCCTGCAGAAATGGAGCCATTGCTTGTCGACGCCCTCCTGCGCGCCCTCGCCGGCGAATTGGTGGTAGCAAACCACTCGTTCGGCTCCGCGCCGGACCCCACAAAAGGGTTGAAAAAGCGCAGCTAGACCGGGGCTTTCCTTCGGCCCGGCGGCGGTTTTGACGACGTTGTTACGATAGGGAACGTGACTGTAGCACCTGAAGGCCGAAAGCTTCTGCGTATTGAAAAACGAAACGCAGAGACCCCTATCGAGTCCAAGCCACGGTGGATCCGCAATGCGGTGAAGACCGGTCCTGAGTACGAGGACATGAAGAAGAAGGTCAAGGGTGCTTCCCTGCACACTGTGTGCCAGGAAGCAGGCTGCCCAAACATCCACGAGTGCTGGGAATCGCGTGAGGCGACCTTCCTGATCGGCGGCGCAAACTGCTCGCGCCGCTGCGACTTCTGCCAGATCACCTCCGCGAAGCCAGAGCCGCTGGACCGCGGCGAGCCGCTGCGCGTGGCCGAGTCCGTGCGCGAAATGAACTTGAACTACTCCACCATCACCGGCGTGACCCGCGATGACCTGGAGGACGAGGGCGCCTGGCTCTACGCCGAGGTGGTCCGCAAGATTCACGAGCTCAACCCGCACACCGGTGTCGAGAACCTCACCCCGGACTTCTCCGGCAAGGCTGACCTGCTCCAGGAAGTCTTCGAGGCTCGCCCCGAGGTGTTCGCGCACAACGTGGAGACGGTGCCGCGCATCTTCAAGCGCATCCGCCCGGCGTTCCGCTACGACCGTTCACTCGACGTGATCCGCCAGGCCCGCGACTTCGGCCTGATCACCAAGTCGAACCTGATCCTGGGCATGGGCGAAACCCAAGACGAGGTGATGGAAGCCCTGCACGACCTGGTCGATGCCGGCACCGACATCATCACCATTACCCAGTACCTGCGCCCTGGTCCGCAGTACCACCCGATCGAGCGCTGGGTGAAGCCGGAAGAGTTCATCGAGTACCGCGACGCGGCGTACGAGATGGGCTTCGGCGCGGTCATGTCCGGCCCTCTGGTGCGTTCCTCGTACCGCGCCGGCAAGCTCTACGTCGAGGCGATGGAGCACCGCGGCCTTGAGCTGCCGGAGAACCTCAAGCACCTGGCGCAGACGTCGCAAGGCGATACTGCGCAGGAGGCCTCGACCCTGCTGGCGAAGTACGGCGCGAGCCAGGATACGCCCGTCACCACTCGCTAGCACCCGCTCGCACCGAGCGGGTGCCTCCCAGCGAGTGGTGCCTTTGGCCGCTCGCAAGCCGTGACCTAACATAAGGCCCATGGCCAAGGACGAGAAGGCAGCAGCACAGAAGGCCGCCGAAAAGGCGGCGAAGCGGGAAGAGCGCGCAGCAAAGCGCGCCAAGGGTAAGCAGACCCGCGGGCAGGTTCGCGAAGCGTTCAACATCCAGCGCAAGCGCGACAAGAAACTCATTCCTTACATGCTGCTTTCGGTCCTCGGCATGGGCCTTCTGTTCTTCCTCATCGGTCTGCTATTCCGCGGCCAGTGGTTCATGCTCGTGCTGGGCCTTTTGCTCGGCGCCGTGCTCGCGATGTGGATCTTCTCCCGCCGCCTTGAAGGTTCGATGTACGACGAGGTCGGCGATACTCCCGGCGCGGCAGCTTGGACGCTTGAGAACATGAAGTCCACTATGGGCATCGCTTGGGTGCCCAAGACCGGTGTGCAGGCCAACACTCACATGGATGCCGTCCACCGCGTTGTGGGCAACCCTGGTGTCGTATTGGTCGGCGAAGGCAACCCGAACCGACTCAAGCCGCTCATGGCCAAGGAGCACAAGCGCGTCGACCGCCTGCTTGCTGGCGTGCCGATCTTCGAGGTATACGCCGGCGAAGGCGAGGGCCAGGTACGCAACCGCGACCTGCAGAAGCACCTTCTCAAGCTGCCGAAGAACTACAAGAAGGACGACGTCTACGCGCTGAGCGCAAAGCTCGACGCGATGGATGCCCGCACCCGCCCTGGCCAGATCCCCGGCCTGCCCGGCGGCCCGATTCCGAAGCAGGCGCAGAACATGTCCGGCATGAACCGCAAGATGCGCCGCATGCAGCAGCGTCAGGGCGGCAAGTAGCCAGCACATGAGTCAGCCAGCTCGCGTCGTCTTCCTCCACGGCCTCGGCGAAACCGAGCACGTCTGGGAGCCAGTTGCGCAGCGGTTGCCAGGGGTTTCGGCCCGCACACTTTCGCTTATCGACGGCAGCGCCCAACCCTGGTACCTCAACTCCACCTCTGAACGCATCGCTCGGGATCTGGATGCACCCGTGCATCTCGTGGGCCTCTCATTGGGAGCAGTCGTCGCTCTCGATCTGGCCGCAAGGTACCCCGAGAAGGTGGCGTCGCTCTTCCTCTCCGCCCCGCAAGTCCACCCGCCTGCGGGGTTCATGCGCACCCAGATCGCGCTGCTGCGTCTGCTCCCCGAGCGACTCGTGGGTGGCGACGGGGTGACGAAGACGCAGATGCTCGACACACTCAAGTCACTGCAAGACTTGGATCTGCGACCGCAGCTGAGCACGATGACCGTCCCCGTCACCGTGGCGTGTGGCGCCAAGGACAGGCCGAACCTGCGGGCGGCTCGCACCGTCGCCGCATCGATCCCACGCGCGCATTTAGAAATCATTCCCGGGGCCGGGCACCGCTGGCACGTCACGCACCCGGATGCATTCGCCGCAGCACTCGCCCAGCACCTGCAGCGCTGGTCACTTTAACTGCGGCTTTCCAGCGCCAGCCTTAGACTCGGTAGTCGTGGCTGACGAAACGATGCCGGCTCACGCAACCGGCCAGGTGGATTTCGCCGCAGAGGCGAATACTGCGCTGCGGTTCGGCATGATGCTGCTCTCCGCAGGCGCAGCCAGCTACCGCGTGATTCGGGCGGTCAAGCGCGCGGCCCGCTCAATGGGATTCGACAACGCGGATGTCCTCGTCGGATTCAACACCATCACCTGCACGTTTCACTACGGCGAGCAGTTTCGTACCCTCGTCGCGGACGTACCGCTGCCGGGTGTGAACTCGTCACGCATCGAGGCGCTGGAGTCCACCGCCCACACGCTCCTGCAGAGTTACCACTCTGCGGATGAAATTAACGCGGCACTGGATGAGATCGAGCAAATCCCCACTCCCCGCTGGCCGCTATGGATCGCCGCCATCGCCGCGGGCCTCGCTTGTGCGGGCTTTGCGGTGCTCAACCAGTTCGGGTACGTCGCGGCATGTGTGGTGTTCTTCGCTGCCGCCGCTGGCCAATTCGTCCGCGTGAAGTTGCACCACAAGCATTTCAACGTGCTCGGTGTGATCACCGTGGCGGCGTCGGTAGCTTCGTCGCTGTATCTCGTGCTGGCATACCTGCTGCCCACGCCGGGTGACATCTCCCCCGGTTTCATTGCCTCCGTCCTGTTCTTGATTCCAGGATTCCCGCTATTTGCCGCATTCGTGGATTTAGCACGTTTCGATTTCACCGCCGGCATTCCGCGCCTGCTGTTCGCCGTCGAGGTCATCGTCGTGATCATGTTGACCGTCTCGGTGGTGGCGATGCTCTCCGGCACTCCGCAAGCCACACCACCCGTGCATGAGTCGAGCTGGGAGTACTTCATTGCCGGTGGTGTGTCGTCGTTCGTCGCTATTGGATGTTTTGCGATTCTGTTCAACTCCTCGCGGCGGATGGCATTGGCCGCCGCCTGCCTCGGCTGCGCCGCCAACCTGCTCCGCCTGTGGTTGCTCACACTCGGTGTCCGCAGCTTCCTGGCGGCATTCCTGGCAGCACTCTTGATTGGGTTGGCGGGCAGCCAGCTGGGCAACTACGCCTCGGTGCCGCGCGTGACGGTCACCATTCCGGCATCAGTGGTGATGATCCCGGGCACAACGATCTACGTTGTGTTGCACAACTTTGCAGAAGGCAACACCCCGGAAGCGCTCTACGCCGCAACCGATGTCGTGTTCGCGGTGCTGTTCATTGCCGGCGGCCTCATCATCGCGCGCATGATCACCGACCAAGACTGGGCGTTCTCCCGGTACATCGACTTCGGCAAAGAGCTAGACGGCGAGGTGCGCCCCATCAACGACTAGCTCGGCGCGAGTTCCCTCCGCAAGCTAGGTATTGATCACAGTGGTGTTGGTTGCGCGGTCGTGCATACCGCGGCCGTCCGCATCCACCATCGCTGCAGGCAGAATGAACGCAGTAAGCAGGGTACGCACCGCCGCACGCCAGAGCCCGACGTGGGCTTCCGCGTCGACGCGGGCCACGCCCATCCCGAGCATCGCCATGCCCGGAGTGCGGGCAAAGAGCCACCCGGTGAAAATCCCCAAAAGCACCCAGAGCAGAAGAGTCAGCGTCGCAGTGTCACCGAGCTTGTCTGTGTAAATGGTGAGCATTGTGGCGGCGGCCAGGCAGATCACCCAGTCAATGAGTACACCGACCATGCGGCGCGCGACGGACGCTTGAGAGCCGGAGCCTGCCTCCGGCATACCGAGGAACTCGCCCGGGTACCCGGGAATTGGGTCATACCCATCGAACTGGTTCGGGATCTCCGGCCCGTTCGTCCAATTCGCCCGGTTTGTTTTGTCCTCAGCCATAGCGTTCACCCTAGTCGGTGGCGGTGAGGGGCCGAAACAGATGATCGTCGATAAGCAAATTGCTCTAAACTGGGATTGTTCGTTTCATCAGGGTAAGGAGTTGGGCACGTGGCCTTCGACAACATCGAGGACGTCAAAAAATTCATCACCGACGAAGAGGTGGAATTTATCGATGTGAGGTTCACGGATGTGCCCGGCATTGAGCACCACTTCTCCATCCCAGCTTCCCAGTTCGACGAGGATGCGATGGAGGAAGGGCTCGCCTTCGACGGCTCCTCGGTGCGCGGCTTTACGACGATCGAGGAATCCGACATGGTCCTCATGCCGGATCTGGCGACCGCGAAGCTGGATCTGTTCCGCAGCACCAAGACGCTGAACGTGAAGTTCTTTGTCAACGACCCGTTCACGCACGAAGCGTTCTCCCGCGACCCGCGAAACGTGGCTCGCAAGGCCGAGGAGTACCTGGCATCGACCGGCATCGCCGACACCTGCAGCTTTGGCGCGGAGGCCGAGTTCTACCTCTTCGACAACATCCGCTACGAAGTGCGCGGCGAGCGCGCGTTCTACGAGATTGATGCGGAAGAAGGCTGGTGGAACCGCGGCAACGCAACCGAGCCGGACGGTTCGCCGAACCTGGGCTACAAGAACCGCTACAAGGGTGGCTACTTCCCGATCCCGCCGCACGACAAGACCGTTGAGGTGCGCGACGCCATGGTGCACAACCTGGCAAAGTCGGGATTTGAGGTGGAGCGCTTCCACCGCGAGGTGGGCAACGGCGGCCAGCAGGAGATCAACTACCGCTTCAACACCCTGCTGCACGCGGCCGATGACCTGCAGGATTTCAAATACATCGTGAAGAACACCGCGACGCAGTTCGGCAAGACCGCGACGTTCATGCCGAAGCCGCTGGCGGGTGACAACGGCTCGGGCATGCACGCGCACCAGTCGCTGTGGAAAGACGGCGAGCCGCTGTTTTACGACGAGTCCGGTTACGGCGGGCTGTCCGACATCGCTCGTTGGTACATCGGCGGCATCCTCGAGCACGCTGGCGCGGTGCTGGCGTTTACCAACCCGACGCTGAACTCCTACCACCGCCTGGTGCCGGGCTTTGAGGCGCCGATCAACCTGGTCTACTCGCAGCGCAACCGTTCCGCGGCGATCCGCATCCCGATCACCGGCGCGAACCCCAAGGCGAAGCGTATTGAGTTCCGCGCGCCGGACCCGAGCGGCAACCCGTACTTCGGTTTTGCTGCGATGATGATGGCCGGTCTGGACGGCATCAAGAACCGCATCGAGCCGCACGAGCCGGTGGACAAGGATCTCTACGAACTGCCGCCGGAAGAAGCGAAGGACATCCCGCAGGCACCGACCTCGCTTGAGGCTGCACTGGCTGCGCTGGAGGAGGACCACGACTTCCTCACCGAAGGCGACGTGTTCACCGAGGATCTGATCGAGACCTACATCAAGCTGAAGGTGGACAACGAAATCGCGCCGGCCCGCCTGCGTCCGACGCCGTTGGAGTTCGAGCTCTACTTCGATTGCTAGGGGTTCGGCGGGGGTTCGCCTGCGTTTCTTTAGCTCAACTTTCTCCTTTGTGCGGAAGGGATTACCATTCCTTCGGTGACCGATAAATTCCGCGAATTGCCAGCCCCGGGCCCTGCCTGGGGCGGCAGTCTTATGGGCACCTCGATCGTCGCCCGCTTGCTAGTCGAAGAAGATCTGATGGTTGCCGCTGGCTTCTTTGCCGCGCTTGCCTGCGTGATTTTCCTGGTGCTGACTGTCGGGTTTTTGCGGTATCGCCACCCTCGTTTCGAGCAGGCCAGTATGGCGGAGTGGTCGATGTACTTCATCGGGATTCTCGCCCTCGGCGCCGCACTGTCCGGGCTGACTGGCCAGGGCATCTTCCGCCTCATCGGGTTTTGGATTGGCGGGCCTCCCACAGTGATCACCTGGGCGTTACAGCTCATGCGCTTCGATGGAGAGCCGAAGTTCACCTGGGGGCTGCCACTCGTCGGGCCAATGATCTCCGCTTCCGTAGCCGGTTGGATTGCTCGTGATTACGGGCAGCTGTATCTCGTACTCGGAACGGTGCTGTTCCTCATGTCGATTGTCACCGCGGTGCCCGTCTTCATCCGCGTGTATTGGGCTGCTTGGCACGGCAACGTCGATCTGAGTGGGGCGAAGTCGGCAACAGCCTGGGTGCCGCTCGGCGTGGTGGGGCAATCCACCACCGCCCTGCAGGTGCTGTATCCAGGCGTGTACTCCGTTGGATACGGGCTTACCGCGTTGGTCATCGCGATCCCTTTGGCGATCTTCGCCATGGTCACCTTCTACCCCAACGTGGCTCGCTGGGTGGACTACTCCCCCGCGTGGTGGGCGTGCACGTTCCCACCGGGCACCGTGAGCATGGGCGGGCACCAGGTCGCCCTTGTCAACGGCTCAGAGTGGCTCGATGTGGTGGCGTTGAGCATTCCGGTGCTGTTGGTTGCCCACTGGGCGCTGTGCTCAAGCCGCTTTGTGAGCTGGGTCCTCGAGGGGCGCGCAAAAGCTTAACCACTGGCAAGATCGTCAATTCTTGACAAAGTGTTGTGTTTATACAACACTTTGGTTTATGTCCCCAAAGAAGAAGTCTGCTGACCCAATTTTCAACCGGGTCCGCGTGCTGCGCACCGAGAGGGACATGTCGCGCGCGCAGCTCGCAGAAGCGGTTGGGGTCAACCCTCAAACCATCGGCGCGCTAGAACGCGGCGACCACTACCCCAGCCTGGACCTCGCATTCAAGATCTGCGATGTTTTCCAGCTGCCGGTTGAGGCCGTCTTTTCCCGCTCCGAGTTCAGCCCAATGTCGGTTGAGATCTACCGAAAGGACTAGGACATGACCACCCGCCCAATTCCCAAAACTGTTACCCGCAGGAATCGACTCACCCTTTTCACTGACGTGGCGTTCGGGTTTTACGAATTCAGTTTGGTGACCCACTTCTTCCAGCCAGGAATCTCCAACGCACTGTGGATCCTCAGCGGTTTGGCGGCCGCGTTCGGCACAATTCGACTTCGAAACGCGATTGGAGGAGCAGATCTACCCAATGCCGAGCTAGACGAGTACGAACTCACCCGACACCTCGAGGCGCGAGAGGATGGCCTGAAGGCCTCGCTTGTTATCTCAATGATCATCTTCCTGCTGACCGGACTCGTTGCCGTCGCAGCGAAGTGGTGGTTCGACCCCACCGGTACAGAGGTGGCGATCTTCTTCGCCAAAGCGATTAGCTTCCAGCTCGCATTCATCCCGTTTGCGGTCGCCCGCTCCTTGGCCGGCAAGATCAACCGCGACGAGCTCATCTCCGGCGCGTAGTCGAACCGGCCCTTACGCGGGAACCGGCGCAGTGCGGCCTTGAATGTCTCGGATGGCTGCCTCCGGGTCGCTGGCAGAGACCAGATATTTGGTAGTGGATGTCTCGATCTGGACAGTTGGCCCCGGCACCACGTACCCGGTCG belongs to Corynebacterium glaucum and includes:
- the glnA gene encoding type I glutamate--ammonia ligase, with the translated sequence MAFDNIEDVKKFITDEEVEFIDVRFTDVPGIEHHFSIPASQFDEDAMEEGLAFDGSSVRGFTTIEESDMVLMPDLATAKLDLFRSTKTLNVKFFVNDPFTHEAFSRDPRNVARKAEEYLASTGIADTCSFGAEAEFYLFDNIRYEVRGERAFYEIDAEEGWWNRGNATEPDGSPNLGYKNRYKGGYFPIPPHDKTVEVRDAMVHNLAKSGFEVERFHREVGNGGQQEINYRFNTLLHAADDLQDFKYIVKNTATQFGKTATFMPKPLAGDNGSGMHAHQSLWKDGEPLFYDESGYGGLSDIARWYIGGILEHAGAVLAFTNPTLNSYHRLVPGFEAPINLVYSQRNRSAAIRIPITGANPKAKRIEFRAPDPSGNPYFGFAAMMMAGLDGIKNRIEPHEPVDKDLYELPPEEAKDIPQAPTSLEAALAALEEDHDFLTEGDVFTEDLIETYIKLKVDNEIAPARLRPTPLEFELYFDC
- a CDS encoding helix-turn-helix transcriptional regulator, with protein sequence MSPKKKSADPIFNRVRVLRTERDMSRAQLAEAVGVNPQTIGALERGDHYPSLDLAFKICDVFQLPVEAVFSRSEFSPMSVEIYRKD